GCCATTTGCCACCAACGACGCATGCGCGGAGAAGCAATTGGAcgggaaagggactgaaaagccGCGCCCAATATTTCCCATGCGCATGCGTCATCGGAGCATTTCGTCTTTTTCTGCATGACGCGGTAGAAACCAGGTCGGCCAGGTCGGCCAATGAAAGGCTGGTAGAGAGGAGGCTGCCGACCTATCGGCATCGGCCGCCTCCCACGTGGTGTCCTGAAAGGCAGCAGCCAATCGACAACCGCGACGGGACTAAGCCGCTCCGCCATTGGCCCCCGCGGCCTGGTCGGGTGGCCAATGAGGAGAAGCTGCGCAGGGCTGTGGCGCCTCGGCAGTTGGCGGAGTCCGTTTTGCCTCTCGcgcccttccccctcctcccctgtggtTTGAACCCGTCGCCGGCCTCGCGGCCTCCTCTCCTCCCGCGAGACTTTGGGGCCCGTCGGCGCGGTCGGAGCCATGAGTGGGGACGGCGGGGACTGGGACCCCCCGGCCTCCAAGCAGCAGCGCCTCGACTCGGCCTGTCAGTCGCAGAAAGAGACCGAGGCTGCCCAGGCGCTGGCGGACATGACGGCTTGGGGCCGCGGGCGCCGCGAAAACGCCGCCGGGCGGCAGGGGGCGCCCGAAACCGCCGCCGCGGGGAGCCTGGAAACCGCCGCCGGGCGACAGGGGGCGCCCGAAGCCACCTCCTGGGGGAGCCTGGAAACCGCCGCCCGGCAGGGGGCGCCCGGAACCACCGCCGCAGCTGACCACCCGAGCCCACCCGGGCGGGCCGACGGGAAAGCAGAGCAGCCGGGGGACGGCGAGGGCGGGAAAGAAGGGGAACTAGAAACCGCCGCCCGCCGCTCTAAGGGGGGCCTGGAAACCACCAAAgcggaggaggacgaggaggcaGCGGGGGATCAccgggagggcaggaggaagaggaaggaggccaGGGAGCGGCGGAGGGCGGCCGagcgggctgctgctgctgttgctgctgcggAGGACGAGTGCTCCATCATCTCGGTGGGTGAAGACGAAGATGAAGAGGATGGGGGAGGCCGGGGGGCGCCCACGCCACCCCCCAAGATGGAGCAGTACCTGGAAGAGCTGGAGGCCGTGCAGCTGGAGCTGGAGGCGGTCAACCAACAGGCCAGCCGGGCCTTCACCCACCTCAAGGCCAAGTTTGGCCACATGCGGCGGCCCCACCTGGAGCGCCGCAACCGCATAGTCCAGAACATCCCTGGCTTCTGGGTCACCGCCGTATCCTCCtgctgtgagaggggaaggaaggggtacCAATAAAGTTGAACCGGTGGCAATTTGCccgcctgcaggggcggcggcggcaTCTCCAGGCCACGGAGATCAGCCCCCCTGGAGAGctgatcagctcacctggagagaACGGTAGCTTTGGGGGGTGGTTGCAGCCCCCAAAGTGCCAGGAATTTCCAACATGGAGCTGGCTGCCCTGACTTGCAAAGAACACGTAGGAAAGCAGGAACCCAGCGGCACTGTAGAGACCAAGAAAGATGATTGTTTGGGTCTGTGTTTAATGGGGTCACccagctccaggtggggcctggtgatGTTAGAAATATAAGTGATTTTCATGCAGGTGGcaaagctcagttcccctggagaaaacagggcAAACTGTGTGGCACCAAATCCTTCCCCAGGCCCTACTCCTGGGATTTCCTGGAATGTCCCACTCTGCAGTTGGCATCCTTAAGTCTTTAATGCACTACTGGATTCCtcagagagagcca
This genomic interval from Sphaerodactylus townsendi isolate TG3544 unplaced genomic scaffold, MPM_Stown_v2.3 scaffold_944, whole genome shotgun sequence contains the following:
- the LOC125425609 gene encoding testis-specific Y-encoded-like protein 1 is translated as MSGDGGDWDPPASKQQRLDSACQSQKETEAAQALADMTAWGRGRRENAAGRQGAPETAAAGSLETAAGRQGAPEATSWGSLETAARQGAPGTTAAADHPSPPGRADGKAEQPGDGEGGKEGELETAARRSKGGLETTKAEEDEEAAGDHREGRRKRKEARERRRAAERAAAAVAAAEDECSIISVGEDEDEEDGGGRGAPTPPPKMEQYLEELEAVQLELEAVNQQASRAFTHLKAKFGHMRRPHLERRNRIVQNIPGFWVTAVSSCCERGRKGYQ